A window of Lusitaniella coriacea LEGE 07157 genomic DNA:
ACGATCAGGATCCCCTGTGCGAGCCTTCCTAGTACTGAACCGACATTACTCGCATCGCTGCGTCGCGTCGCTCGCTTGATAAACTTGCGCACTAGACGAGCGATCAACCAGAATATGGCGAGTACAATGACACCGATAAGAAGATTGGGAATTAGCGCGATCGCGCCTTGAATCATACCTTCTAATTTATCTGTTGCTGTTGACACGGAAATGTTGTCCATTCGTTAACGCCTCCAAAAAGAACGATTGATTTGATTTGATTCGAGCAAAACGCCATAGGCTTATTCTGTGGTTGATTACACTTCAATAATTGTGTCAGAAGCAGCACAATTTTCGATCGCGGAAGATCCATTAATCAAGCATTTCCCTCTTAGCACTGCTAGATGTTGGATAATACTCGCCTACCAAGGATATCCCCATCCGAGCGCCGAACGACCCCAAACAAATAGTGCTAAAAATCCAACAAAAAGTACTGTTGTGATTAAGTCTTGTTTCAAACAGGCTAGACGATGCCGCCAAAGACCAAAAGTAATTGCAATGTAGGGGGGTAAATTACTCAAGGCAACGGCGATCACAGCACCGATGGGACCCCAAAAGCGAGTGCCGAGGGGAATGCCGATCGCGAGAACTAAAAAGCTGAGAAAGGTTCCTACGACAACAGAACGAATTTTACCAATAACAAATAAACAAGAGTCTAAACTTTGGGTGAGAACGATGGGCCAAATTCCCAAGGCTAAGATCGGTAGCATCCATCCTGCTTCGTCGTAGCGTGCGTCGTAGAGAAATCGAATGAGCAGATCGCCAAAAACGGTCAAGATGGCTAAACCAAAGGCAAGGGCGATGAGGACGGGAAAGCGAGGTTTTTCTAGTTTTGCGAGCATGGCTTCCCTTGGCAAGTCGCCGAGTTTGGAGATTGCGGGAAAAATCACGCGATCGCTGACGGCTAAGACGACTTGGCGGGGGACTTCTGAGAGGGTGAAGGCAATACTGTAAATTCCCAGCATTTCGATGGAGAGGACTTTCCCCAAAATTAAGCGATCCGATTGACTGGCAAGGAAGGTCATTGCGGTTGAGATAAAGACCCAGGTGCCGAAGGAGAGTAGTTCTTTGACTGCCGCTCGATCCCAAGCGAAGGTATTTTTGGTTCCTGGAATCAAGCGGTGGCTAACGAAGAGTTCGAGAAGACTGGAGACGGTATTGCCGACGATTAATGCCCAGATTGTGGGATGGAAGCTCGCCCAGGCGACCATGACGGCGATGGATATTATTTGTAGGGTTAAGTTGACGAGGGTGAGTTTCGCGATCGCGAGATGGCGATTGAGAGTAATGACAGCAGTGGATTTAAAACCAGCAAGAATGACGTTGAAGCCGACGATGGGAATCAACCATAGCAGTCGCGGTTCGTTGTAAATTTGGGCGGCGGGAAACGCGATCGCGAGACAACAAAGCCAAATTACAATACTGCGCAACACTTGAAGCGTCCAGGCGGTATTGAGAAATTCGGGATCGTCGCCGCGATCGCTGCGAATAATGCCGGGATTGATGCCAATATCGGAGAAGAGGGACAACCCAACAATAAAGGTGTAAACCAGCGTCATTAACCCAAAAATTTCGGGGAAGAGCAAGCGCGTGAGGATTAAGTTGCTGCCAAAGCGCAGGATTTGACTCGCGCCGTATCCGATAATTGTCCAGAGCGTTCCTTTGAGGGCGAGGCTTTTGAGAGAGGGCATAGATGGTTCAGAATTCAGAGTTCAGAATTCAGGGTTTGGAATAGTTGCGCGAGTTTTTTTGCTTCGGTGAGGGCGTTGTGGGAGCGCGCTACGCGAGTTGCTCCGGTTTTGCCCATTTTTTCTAATTCGCTGCTGGGGGCGCGTAGGGCAGTTTTGAGAGTGGCGGTGAGGGATTCGACACAACCGGGGGGAACGAGCCACCCCGATACGCCCGGTTCGACGAGTTCGGGAATACCTGCGACGTAGGTGCTGAGGACGGGACGATTGAGGGCGAGGGCTTCCATAATCACAACGGGCAATCCTTCGGCAAAACTGGGTAAGACCATTGTTCGTGCGGCGAGGATTTGGCGCTGTACTTCTTTTGCACTCGCCCAACCCGTAATTTTGACGCGATCGCGCAATCCCCATTGAGCAATTGCTTCTTCAATCGGCTGGCGTAACTCTCCATCCCCCACGAATGTGAGGTGAAATTCAACATTTTCGGCAGCGAGTTGGCGCGCGGCTTTAAGGAGGAGGAGTTGACCTTTTTGCTCGCACAAACGCCCCACGCAGACGAGGTTGGGTTCGTTGGGAATGGGGAGGGGAGAACGATCGAGGAATGCCGAATCTACTCCACAATGGACAACGTGGATCTTTTCCCACTGTTCGCGATCGCACCAGCGATAGAGCTGACTGCGCCCAAAAGAGCTAATGGCAACGATAAATGCCGCGCGATCGATTTTTTCTGGCAGCGCGATCGCGCGAACTTTATCAAATTCCTCCGGACCGTGTACCGTAAAGCTGTAGGGGGGACCGCCTAATTCTCGGCAGAGCATGGCGACGGTGGTTGAATTGGTACCAAAATGGGCATGGACGCGATCGACGCGCGATCGCGCAAACCAATGTAACAGAACGCAAGCTTCCGCTAAATAAGCGAAATGATTGAGTAAACCTCGCTCCGAACCCCATCCCACTGCCACCGCCAACCACAATCCGCGAAAAAAGGGCAACGGACGGGAAAACAGCACCCAAACCAAGTGAACGAGCAAGCCAAAAATCCCCACATCCAAGACCACGCGGGTTTTTTCCAACTCCGCGCGATCGGCTTCGTCCGCCAACTCGCCGCGACACGCCCGAATTGCGAATCGAGCCACGGGAATCCCACAAGCTTCAACCCCGGCAATTTCAGTGCGGATAAAGCTGTGACTGACTTTAGGATACTGATTAATAAGGTACGCGATCGTCATTTTTAAACTTTATCCAACCCCTCACAATTCACAGCAACGCAGGATTGAAACCGAATTGCAAAATGATTTTTTGAAAAGACTTTCATTATAAAATTAATAGCAAAAACCACTCGATTTTTTGTCCGTAAAATTGACTACGCTCGTGTTCTCTCAAGACCGATTGAAAGTCATTCCAAGCATAACCTTCCGAAAATCGCTTCCCTTAGTATTTAACGGTAAAATAGACTCTATAACGGCTTCACTCAGTTATCAACTATCAAGGAGCAAAAAAATTCACAACAAATTCATAATTGAATGACACTGACTTAAGGCGGGTGGGCGATGTCTACCCTAAGTCATAGCAAAGCTTTAAACGGATTTCTTAACTCTTAATTTCCGTGTCATTCATTCATCGTTCAGTAGGACAGAGCATTGCAAGAACTCCCTCCCTCAAACACCAATGAATTAAGCACGCCGCCGAAAGGGGGGGTCAACTTAAGTGTTTACGTACGGATCGTCAAGCGCTATGCCCTATTAATTGCAGGCATAACCGGAGGGGTTTTGGGTGCAATGCTCTATTTGCTCCCCCAAGATCCGCCCCGCTACACGGGCAGTTTCCAAGTCCTGGTCGAACCCGTCACCTCCGCCGCAAAAGCAGCCGATCCCACCGCGATCGCGCGAACCGAAAAAGGAGCGCCCAACGACAGTCTTTTTAACCTAGACTATCCCACGCAAATTGCCATTCTCACTGGGCCCAGCATTTTAGAAGCGATCGCGCAGCAACTGCAAAACATCACCCCAGAAGACGTTCAAGGGATCTTAAAATCCCAAAATCTCCAACCCCAAGAACTCGAAGCCATTACGCAGCAAGTGCAACAGCTTGGCCCCGGAGAAATTGGCAGTGGATTGAGCGTCGTGCGCATCGGTGCGGAAGGCGAAACATTCGATCGCGAAAAAGCCACCAAAATCCTGCAAATCAGCTACGAAGGTCTAAATACCAAAGTCGTGACCATCGTCCTAGAAAAAACCGCCGAGAAATACCTCAAATACTCCCTCGAAGAACAAAAAACGCGCATTCGCCAAGGCGTTCGATTCATTGAAGAGCAACTCCCCGAACTCCAAAAGCGCGTCGATCTCCTGCAAAAAAAACAACAGCAACTCCAAGAACAATACGAACTCATTAGCCCCGACACCAAAGGCGAAGAACTCTTCACCCAAGTGCGCGAACTCACCAGCCAACAACTGGAGATCCAAGGGGAATATTTGGAACTGCAAACCTTGTATGCGAACCTGCAAAAACAACTCGCGCTCACGCCTCAAGAAGCGATCGCGGCATCCGCATTAAGCGAAGACCCCAACCGCACCCAACTCCTGGGGGAAATCAAAGACATTGAAGCAAAAATCGCGATCGAATCCACCCGCTTTACCCCCAATAGCCCTAATATCATCGCCCTAGAGCGCAAACGCGCCAATTTGCTCGCCCTCCTCAACCGCGAAACCCAACGCATTTTAGGGGAAAACTTCACCGGAACCGCAGAAAACTCCCAAGTCCTCAGCTATCAAAACAGCCTGCGTCTCGACTTAATCTCGCAACTCATCGACACCGCCAACAAAATTCAAATTCTGCAAGTCCGCAACCAATCTATTGACTCCGCCAAAACTTACCTCGAAAAGGAAGCCAAACAAATTCCCAAAATTGCCCGCCAATACAACGAAGTCGAACGGCAACTACAACTAACCAAAGGCATTCTCAATCAACTCCTGACCCAACGGGAAACCCTGCGCGTCGAAGCCGCCCAAAATGAAATTCCTTGGGAATTGGTATCCAAACCCTTCGTCCCGGAATGGCCCAGCAGCAGCGCCTCAAAGAAAAAGAAACTCATTGTTGGACTCGGTGGCGGTTTAATGTTAGGCATCGCCACAGCACTCGCGATCGATCGACTGCGCAATCGCTTCGCCACCACCGCAGACATCGAAGACATTACGCAAATGCCCCTTTTAGGGGAAATTCCGGCAGCGAAAAACCCTCCGGAAGCCCTTCCCCTCTCCAATGGGATTGAGGCAATCGCCGCCTTCGAGCAGGCGCACCCCCACAACGCCCGCTTCCTCGAATCCTTTGAAGCCCTGTACGCAAGTTTGCATTTTCTCTATGCCAGTCCTCCCCTGCGTTCGGTAGTGGTAACCTCAGCCGAGTCGGGAGATGGGAAATCGACGATCGCGCGCTACCTCGCTCAAGCCGTTGCAGCAACGGGACAGCGCGTCCTACTCGTAGATGCCAACCTGCGCCAACCTCAATTGCACCACGAATTTGACCTCCCCAATGACAAAGGACTCAGCGATCTGCTGTTGCATCCCAAATCTCCAGGATCGTGCATTCAACCCGTCCCCCAAATAGAGACTCTCTTTCTGCTCTCGGCGGGCAATGCCCATCCCGAAGCCGCCAAACGATTGGGGGGACAACAAATGGAAGATTTGCTCCGAGACTTGCAGCAAGCCTTCGATCTGGTGATTTTCGACACGCCCAACCTGACGAACTATAAAGATGGCAGTTTCTTAACCGCTCATACCGACGGGATGTTATTGGTGGTGGGATTGCGCAAAACCCGCGTCACCAGGGTCAAAAAACTCGTCACTCAACTCAATGTCTTTCGCATTCCTTATTTGGGAGTTGTGGTCAATCGCGCTCGCCGCAGTTTTTCTCTGCCGTTCTCCAATGTACCCACCTTGGTGGCAAAACCCGACGGAGAAACGATCCTCTTTGAACCTCCCGCACAATCTCGAAGAGATCCGCTTCGCGGCGCGCGAAAGGATCTGCCGAAGGGCAGCACGCACAGCAACCGTCGCACTCCAATAAGCTCAGAAGAAAAACACCCTTCGCCCCTTCTCGAAGACTCCCAGGAGTGAATGGGTACGGGGAAAGAGCAAATGCTAGACTTCTAACTCACCCTGACTTTCACCCAAACTCTGCTCCCCATTTTCAAACATCACTTCAGCAACAGATTGATTCGCAACCAACTCAAATGCCTCCAAAGATTGGGCTGTGACTGACTGAACCAGCAGAGTCCCAAGCACCTCAATATCTTCTATCTTCCCGACTAGCTCTCTTGTTTCCCCAGAAATCTCTTCAAAACGAACCTCAAGAATGCGAAGAATATCTTCTTGTCTTTGTGTTATCTGACCTTCCTGTAATCCCTCCTGCAATCCCTCCTGTCGTCCTTGTTCGCGCCCTTTCTCTTGCCAATCTGTTACAAATTGCATCATGCGCTCCTTTGTCGTTAAATCCATCCGTTCGATTGCTTGTTGAAACTGCTTTTCCTCTTTCTCCGTTAAACGTAAATACGTCCCGATAAACCCAGAAATAAACTCCATCTTCTGCGGGTTCAACTCAAGGGTAGCAAGTAACCGCAAACACTCAGCTTTGACCTGAGCGCGATCGGAAGGAGCTATTCTCATTTTAGCCATGAGTGCAGAAGCCACTGGGTTTTCCCGCTCAAGAAAATCTCGCCAGTTGAGCCGATTGAGTTGAATGCTCACAAAATTAAATGATAAAACCTCTCGATCTGGAAAGCTCACCACATAACTATTTTCCTGCTCTTGAAAAGGCTCGTCAAAGGTAAACAGGGCAATGGGATAGACGGGAAGGCGGTATTTCTCGTGTAATCGCGAAAAGTAATGAAACATCCGCCAGCGAAAATCTTCTTCGCTATAGGCACTTGACTGGCTCTCAACATGAACTAAAAAACACGCTTCTTGGTCGCGAAATGAGAGACGAGCAACAACATCGGCAACTTTCTTCTTTCCTTGTCCTATGGGACTGAACACCTCGCGAACCGTTTCTGTTGGTTCTAAGCTCAGCTCGCTTGGTTCGGCATATTCAAGAACTCGAGGGACAAACAGTTCGAGAAAATCCAGAAAAAATGTAGAGAGTAGCTCTTTGAAAATCGCGTCATGGTCGATGGGAGATGTCACCGCAAGTTCCCCGATGCATAGTGCTATACCTCACGTAGTCTCTCATCTTGGATCAGTCAACTCAAGCGATTTCGTCACTAACAGTGGCAGTTTTTTATAAGCTCCCATTCACCAAGCTATAATCGGCACTAGGTATAAATAACTTTTTAAACTTAGCGCTTATCTTTAGAAATTTATGGCATCTGCAACCTTAGATCCCACTCCTTGTGTCTTGTTTGTCAAAACTGATGAAACTTTCACGCAGCGAGCAAGCTTAGATTTACAAGAAGCAGGTTATACAACAATTGCGCTTCTAGAAGTTCAAAAAAGTTTGCCTCGGTTTATCGAACTTCAACCTGCAATGGTGGTTGTAGATCAAACCCTGGCGGGGGAATCGGGATTTAACCTCTGTCGCCAAATTCGCAAAATCGGCAATCGGGTTCCGGTGTTGATCTTGATGGCAAATGAATCTGTTGAAGATCGCGCGGCTTGTTTGGAAGCGGGTGCGGATGATTATCTGCTCAAGCCCTATCGCACCGAGACGTTTTTACAGTTGGTGCGCCTGTATTTGCAACCGAACGATCCCCCCAGCGAACAGTTGCGTTTTGGGGAGTTGGCTTTGGATTTGACAACGCGCAGTGCTTTTCGGAACGGGCGTTCCATCGATTTAACGATGAAGGAGTTTGAGTTGCTGAAGTATTTGATGTCCCATCCTCGCGAGGTGCTGGCGAGAGAGCAGATTTTGGAGAATGTTTGGGGCTACGATTTTATGGGCGAGTCGAATGTGATTGAGGTGTATATTCGCTATTTGCGCCTCAAAATTGAGGAGGAAGGGGAAAAGCGGTTGATTCAAACGGTTCGTGGCGTGGGCTATGTGTTGCGGGAGTCTTGAGACAATCAGAGTCCCCCAAGAAAAAAGTTGTTCAATCTGCCAGGTAGAAACGGTGACGGGGGGACGGGGAGAGGAAGAATAGGGCGTGGGATAATTTATTGGTTAGAGTACTCTTAACGAGCTTGGCGACGATACCAGCGTCGGAGGGTTGTGGGGGGAACGCCAAGGAAATAGCCGAGAATAATGGTTTGATTGATTAGGGTTGTTTTGAATACGCCAAGTTTTTGCCAGCGACGACCGGAGGTGAGGACTTTTGCGGGGAGAATGGTAATGCGTCCTTGACCTTTGAGCTGTCGGATGAATTCAAAGTCTTCCATGATGGGTAGGTTGGGAAATCCGCCTAATTCTAGAAAGACTGAGGTTTTGAGGAAGAG
This region includes:
- a CDS encoding glycosyltransferase, whose amino-acid sequence is MTIAYLINQYPKVSHSFIRTEIAGVEACGIPVARFAIRACRGELADEADRAELEKTRVVLDVGIFGLLVHLVWVLFSRPLPFFRGLWLAVAVGWGSERGLLNHFAYLAEACVLLHWFARSRVDRVHAHFGTNSTTVAMLCRELGGPPYSFTVHGPEEFDKVRAIALPEKIDRAAFIVAISSFGRSQLYRWCDREQWEKIHVVHCGVDSAFLDRSPLPIPNEPNLVCVGRLCEQKGQLLLLKAARQLAAENVEFHLTFVGDGELRQPIEEAIAQWGLRDRVKITGWASAKEVQRQILAARTMVLPSFAEGLPVVIMEALALNRPVLSTYVAGIPELVEPGVSGWLVPPGCVESLTATLKTALRAPSSELEKMGKTGATRVARSHNALTEAKKLAQLFQTLNSEL
- the nblR gene encoding response regulator transcription factor NblR codes for the protein MASATLDPTPCVLFVKTDETFTQRASLDLQEAGYTTIALLEVQKSLPRFIELQPAMVVVDQTLAGESGFNLCRQIRKIGNRVPVLILMANESVEDRAACLEAGADDYLLKPYRTETFLQLVRLYLQPNDPPSEQLRFGELALDLTTRSAFRNGRSIDLTMKEFELLKYLMSHPREVLAREQILENVWGYDFMGESNVIEVYIRYLRLKIEEEGEKRLIQTVRGVGYVLRES
- a CDS encoding oligosaccharide flippase family protein translates to MPSLKSLALKGTLWTIIGYGASQILRFGSNLILTRLLFPEIFGLMTLVYTFIVGLSLFSDIGINPGIIRSDRGDDPEFLNTAWTLQVLRSIVIWLCCLAIAFPAAQIYNEPRLLWLIPIVGFNVILAGFKSTAVITLNRHLAIAKLTLVNLTLQIISIAVMVAWASFHPTIWALIVGNTVSSLLELFVSHRLIPGTKNTFAWDRAAVKELLSFGTWVFISTAMTFLASQSDRLILGKVLSIEMLGIYSIAFTLSEVPRQVVLAVSDRVIFPAISKLGDLPREAMLAKLEKPRFPVLIALAFGLAILTVFGDLLIRFLYDARYDEAGWMLPILALGIWPIVLTQSLDSCLFVIGKIRSVVVGTFLSFLVLAIGIPLGTRFWGPIGAVIAVALSNLPPYIAITFGLWRHRLACLKQDLITTVLFVGFLALFVWGRSALGWGYPW
- a CDS encoding RpnC/YadD family protein; the encoded protein is MTSPIDHDAIFKELLSTFFLDFLELFVPRVLEYAEPSELSLEPTETVREVFSPIGQGKKKVADVVARLSFRDQEACFLVHVESQSSAYSEEDFRWRMFHYFSRLHEKYRLPVYPIALFTFDEPFQEQENSYVVSFPDREVLSFNFVSIQLNRLNWRDFLERENPVASALMAKMRIAPSDRAQVKAECLRLLATLELNPQKMEFISGFIGTYLRLTEKEEKQFQQAIERMDLTTKERMMQFVTDWQEKGREQGRQEGLQEGLQEGQITQRQEDILRILEVRFEEISGETRELVGKIEDIEVLGTLLVQSVTAQSLEAFELVANQSVAEVMFENGEQSLGESQGELEV
- a CDS encoding GumC family protein, whose amino-acid sequence is MQELPPSNTNELSTPPKGGVNLSVYVRIVKRYALLIAGITGGVLGAMLYLLPQDPPRYTGSFQVLVEPVTSAAKAADPTAIARTEKGAPNDSLFNLDYPTQIAILTGPSILEAIAQQLQNITPEDVQGILKSQNLQPQELEAITQQVQQLGPGEIGSGLSVVRIGAEGETFDREKATKILQISYEGLNTKVVTIVLEKTAEKYLKYSLEEQKTRIRQGVRFIEEQLPELQKRVDLLQKKQQQLQEQYELISPDTKGEELFTQVRELTSQQLEIQGEYLELQTLYANLQKQLALTPQEAIAASALSEDPNRTQLLGEIKDIEAKIAIESTRFTPNSPNIIALERKRANLLALLNRETQRILGENFTGTAENSQVLSYQNSLRLDLISQLIDTANKIQILQVRNQSIDSAKTYLEKEAKQIPKIARQYNEVERQLQLTKGILNQLLTQRETLRVEAAQNEIPWELVSKPFVPEWPSSSASKKKKLIVGLGGGLMLGIATALAIDRLRNRFATTADIEDITQMPLLGEIPAAKNPPEALPLSNGIEAIAAFEQAHPHNARFLESFEALYASLHFLYASPPLRSVVVTSAESGDGKSTIARYLAQAVAATGQRVLLVDANLRQPQLHHEFDLPNDKGLSDLLLHPKSPGSCIQPVPQIETLFLLSAGNAHPEAAKRLGGQQMEDLLRDLQQAFDLVIFDTPNLTNYKDGSFLTAHTDGMLLVVGLRKTRVTRVKKLVTQLNVFRIPYLGVVVNRARRSFSLPFSNVPTLVAKPDGETILFEPPAQSRRDPLRGARKDLPKGSTHSNRRTPISSEEKHPSPLLEDSQE